A single Phragmites australis chromosome 4, lpPhrAust1.1, whole genome shotgun sequence DNA region contains:
- the LOC133914689 gene encoding uncharacterized protein LOC133914689, protein MPAPDDDYIDWDLLMVEAEEEEQKEKVIANDEEIARAVHEEELIKVVEEMTEAIAHHLAEEEEMGGDSDTDEEAEDEEMVGNSDTNKEEEEEEEEEQMANASGDLDDECR, encoded by the coding sequence ATGCCAGCCCCAGACGATGACTACATCGATTGGGACCTTCTaatggtggaggcggaggaggaggaacagaAGGAGAAAGTGATTGCCAACGACGAGGAGATCGCTCGCGCCGTCCATGAGGAGGAACTCATCAAAGTAGTAGAGGAAATGACGGAGGCCATCGCACACCACttggcagaggaggaggagatgggcggcGACTCTGATACTGACGAGGAGgcggaggatgaggagatggtcGGCAACTCTGACAccaacaaggaggaggaggaggaggaggaggaggagcaaatGGCCAACGCTAGTGGTGACCTCGACGACGAGTGTCGGtaa